From Shewanella psychrophila, a single genomic window includes:
- the cyoE gene encoding heme o synthase — protein sequence MAKPLSISATEPKTSRELLQWRAYYEMTKPKVVALMLLTVLVGMCLAVPGSVPIQPLIIGMMGIGMMAGAAAAFNHLIDRRIDGLMARTYNRPLPKGRVSIAKALAFSVSLAILGFALLYTLVNELTAWLTFASLVGYAIIYTAYLKRATPQNIVVGGLAGAMPPLLGWTAITGEFHGHALLLVIIIFTWTPPHFWALAIHRKEEYAKVDIPMLPVTHGVEFTKTCILLYTLLLAIACLLPVIVGMCGPIYLVGSTILSCCFIYKAWELKYDDKPGLAMQVFRFSIYHLMILFIVLLVDHYLWV from the coding sequence ATGGCAAAACCACTTTCGATTTCGGCAACAGAGCCTAAGACCAGCCGCGAGTTACTTCAATGGCGCGCATATTATGAGATGACCAAGCCTAAAGTGGTCGCGCTCATGCTGCTTACGGTTTTAGTCGGTATGTGTCTGGCGGTACCAGGGTCAGTGCCTATACAGCCCTTAATTATTGGCATGATGGGGATCGGCATGATGGCTGGTGCCGCCGCCGCCTTTAACCACCTTATAGACCGACGTATAGATGGCCTGATGGCCCGCACCTATAATCGCCCCTTACCTAAGGGCCGTGTCTCTATCGCTAAGGCTCTCGCCTTCTCCGTTAGTTTGGCGATATTGGGCTTTGCCTTGCTCTACACCTTAGTCAATGAACTCACCGCTTGGCTCACCTTTGCCAGTCTCGTGGGATATGCCATCATCTATACCGCTTATCTCAAACGTGCCACACCACAAAATATCGTCGTCGGCGGACTCGCAGGAGCCATGCCACCGCTCCTTGGTTGGACGGCAATAACCGGGGAGTTCCACGGTCATGCGCTGTTGTTAGTGATCATCATCTTTACTTGGACGCCGCCGCACTTCTGGGCGCTGGCCATCCACAGAAAAGAGGAATATGCCAAAGTAGATATTCCTATGCTACCTGTAACCCATGGCGTCGAATTCACCAAGACCTGTATCTTGCTCTATACCTTGTTATTAGCAATCGCCTGTTTACTACCTGTTATCGTAGGAATGTGCGGTCCCATCTACTTAGTAGGCTCGACAATATTAAGCTGCTGCTTCATCTATAAAGCATGGGAGCTTAAATATGATGATAAGCCAGGTCTGGCGATGCAAGTATTTCGTTTCTCCATCTATCATCTGATGATCTTATTTATTGTGCTCTTGGTCGATCATTACCTCTGGGTATAA
- a CDS encoding cell division inhibitor SulA: MKNLIGNSPRHPGLWSNPLDQVSIEQGNASITTVSTHTQGRVELRKVSNQLATLSHQGQWIVLISPPNMGYKQMLAEAGVRMDRVLLVHAKDEVETLWAMEKALTSGTSSAVICWTQALDSRDNRRLKLVEKSARALGIVIEDANSHLHAKPHSQTDTHFSQASLFGSLH, translated from the coding sequence ATGAAAAATCTAATTGGAAATAGCCCTAGACACCCAGGTTTATGGTCGAATCCCCTTGACCAAGTGTCCATCGAACAAGGTAATGCGAGTATCACCACAGTAAGCACCCACACTCAGGGCCGGGTGGAACTGAGAAAAGTGAGTAATCAGCTTGCTACTTTGAGTCATCAGGGGCAATGGATTGTATTGATCAGTCCTCCCAACATGGGCTACAAGCAGATGTTAGCCGAAGCAGGAGTCAGAATGGACCGCGTCCTTCTCGTTCATGCTAAGGACGAAGTTGAAACCTTATGGGCCATGGAGAAAGCGCTCACCAGTGGCACATCCAGTGCCGTCATCTGCTGGACTCAGGCCTTAGATTCACGGGACAATCGCCGACTGAAATTGGTAGAAAAAAGCGCACGAGCCCTAGGCATTGTCATCGAAGATGCGAATAGCCACTTACATGCTAAGCCCCATAGCCAAACAGATACTCACTTCAGCCAAGCCAGTTTATTCGGTTCTCTACACTAG
- the lexA gene encoding transcriptional repressor LexA, with amino-acid sequence MRPLTPRQAEILELIKRNISDTGMPPTRAEIAKRLGFKSANAAEEHLKALAKKGCIEIIPGTSRGIRLTQAAEPEELGLPLIGQVAAGEPILAQEHIEQHYQVDPSMFRPSADFLLRVRGDSMKNIGILEGDLLAVHKVAQAKNGQIVVARVEDDVTVKRFEKKGSMVYLHAENEDYSPIVVDLTSQSLNIEGLAVGVIRNGNWQ; translated from the coding sequence ATGAGACCTTTGACACCAAGACAAGCCGAGATCCTAGAACTGATTAAGCGCAATATTTCCGATACCGGCATGCCTCCGACTCGAGCCGAAATAGCTAAACGCCTAGGTTTCAAGAGTGCCAATGCGGCCGAAGAACATCTGAAGGCCCTCGCCAAAAAAGGCTGTATCGAGATTATTCCTGGTACATCTCGCGGTATTCGACTCACACAAGCTGCGGAGCCGGAAGAATTAGGCTTACCCTTGATAGGCCAAGTTGCCGCTGGTGAACCTATCCTTGCCCAGGAGCATATAGAACAACATTATCAGGTCGACCCAAGTATGTTTCGTCCTAGTGCCGACTTTCTACTTAGAGTACGCGGTGACAGCATGAAAAATATCGGTATTCTCGAAGGTGATCTACTCGCCGTCCATAAGGTTGCTCAAGCAAAGAATGGCCAAATTGTCGTGGCTCGAGTGGAAGATGATGTCACAGTAAAACGCTTCGAGAAAAAAGGTAGCATGGTCTATCTCCATGCTGAAAATGAAGACTATTCACCGATAGTTGTCGACCTCACCAGCCAGAGCCTGAATATTGAAGGACTCGCAGTCGGTGTTATCCGTAACGGCAATTGGCAATAG
- a CDS encoding COX15/CtaA family protein, translating to MGIQALLRVTLVFTLCVILMGAYTRLSDAGLGCPDWPGCYGMLKVPSQQHELAQAQDAFPGLEVEPKKAWLEMIHRYIAGALGLLVLVVFILCLKKLDAPKKLPTIIAILILFQAALGMWTVTMKLMPVVVMSHLIGGFTLISLLFLLYLRTKPLRIPGGDIVARKLAPLALASMGVLILQIILGGWTSSNYAALACTSLPICEGDWYKNLQLTQAFNPFQGVHETYEFGVLDYSSRMTIHVAHRFGAILTTGILLWLAYKLFTRSQSALLKRASLVLVGLVILQVGLGISNVVLHLPLGIAVSHNAGAAMLLMTLVFINYALWRKA from the coding sequence ATGGGGATCCAAGCATTACTCAGAGTCACCCTTGTCTTCACGCTTTGCGTCATTTTAATGGGGGCATATACCCGTTTATCCGATGCAGGCTTGGGCTGCCCCGATTGGCCTGGTTGTTATGGCATGCTCAAGGTCCCCAGTCAGCAACATGAACTTGCTCAGGCACAAGATGCCTTCCCTGGGCTGGAAGTTGAACCCAAGAAAGCTTGGCTTGAGATGATCCACAGATATATAGCCGGAGCCCTTGGTTTACTTGTACTCGTTGTCTTCATTCTTTGCTTAAAGAAGCTGGATGCCCCCAAGAAACTGCCGACAATTATCGCCATCTTAATCTTATTTCAAGCCGCTTTAGGTATGTGGACTGTTACCATGAAACTCATGCCCGTAGTTGTCATGTCTCACCTCATCGGCGGCTTTACCTTAATATCTTTATTATTCCTACTCTACCTCAGAACTAAGCCACTGAGGATCCCCGGTGGCGATATTGTCGCTAGAAAACTTGCTCCATTAGCTTTAGCAAGCATGGGAGTCTTGATCTTACAGATCATTCTCGGCGGCTGGACTTCATCGAACTATGCAGCCCTAGCCTGTACTTCACTGCCTATTTGTGAAGGAGATTGGTACAAAAATTTACAGCTAACTCAGGCTTTTAATCCGTTCCAAGGCGTCCACGAAACCTATGAATTTGGCGTACTCGACTACTCTTCACGTATGACCATACATGTCGCCCATAGATTTGGCGCTATATTGACCACAGGTATCTTGCTCTGGCTTGCCTATAAACTTTTTACTCGTTCTCAATCGGCGCTATTGAAACGAGCATCATTGGTTTTAGTCGGCTTAGTCATACTGCAAGTCGGGCTCGGGATCAGCAATGTTGTACTGCACCTACCCTTGGGCATAGCCGTATCTCACAATGCAGGGGCGGCCATGCTGCTAATGACATTAGTGTTTATCAACTACGCCCTGTGGCGAAAAGCATAA
- a CDS encoding DUF2909 domain-containing protein: MNLLIIFKIVLVLLLLFIMFNLVRALFILVKGESETPVSHFLGRRVIYSVLVVLFILVALGTGVITPNPRPY; this comes from the coding sequence GTGAATCTATTAATTATCTTTAAAATTGTCTTAGTACTGCTACTGCTATTCATTATGTTTAATCTTGTCCGAGCCCTGTTTATCTTGGTAAAAGGTGAGAGTGAGACGCCCGTGAGTCATTTCTTAGGGCGCCGAGTCATTTACTCTGTGCTGGTTGTCTTATTTATCCTTGTGGCACTTGGCACTGGGGTTATCACCCCAAATCCAAGGCCTTATTAG
- a CDS encoding cytochrome c oxidase subunit 3: protein MTTKHEHYYVPAQSAWPIIGAIGLFLIAFGAGSYVQQLKTDGGSGGMILLAGIAVIIFMIFGWFRTVIAESMSGLYSKQMDRSFRQGMSWFIFSEVMFFGAFFGALLYARMIAVPWLGGDSNNAMTNEVLWPGFEAVWPLITTPDGTKTEAMPWTGLPLYNTIILLTSSVTLHMAHVSLEKGKRSAISIWLGITILLGMCFLALQAEEYIHAYQEMGLTLESGVYGNTFFLLTGFHGMHVTLGTVFLIVLFLRVLKGHFTPDRHFAFQAGSWYWHFVDVVWLCLFIFVYVL from the coding sequence ATGACAACTAAGCACGAACACTATTACGTTCCCGCACAGAGTGCATGGCCCATAATTGGCGCCATAGGATTATTCCTCATTGCATTTGGCGCCGGAAGTTATGTACAACAACTCAAAACCGATGGCGGCAGTGGAGGAATGATTTTACTCGCCGGTATAGCCGTCATCATATTTATGATCTTTGGCTGGTTTAGAACCGTTATCGCCGAGTCAATGAGCGGCCTCTATTCCAAACAGATGGACAGATCCTTTCGGCAGGGAATGAGCTGGTTTATTTTCTCCGAAGTAATGTTCTTCGGGGCTTTTTTCGGTGCCCTGCTCTACGCCCGAATGATTGCCGTACCTTGGTTGGGTGGCGATTCCAATAACGCCATGACTAATGAGGTGCTCTGGCCTGGATTTGAAGCCGTCTGGCCACTAATAACAACACCCGATGGCACAAAAACAGAGGCTATGCCTTGGACTGGCTTGCCCCTGTATAATACCATCATTCTACTCACGTCATCTGTGACTCTGCATATGGCTCACGTAAGCCTGGAGAAAGGTAAACGTTCGGCTATTAGCATTTGGCTGGGTATTACCATCTTACTGGGCATGTGTTTTCTGGCGCTACAAGCCGAAGAGTATATTCACGCCTACCAGGAAATGGGATTAACGTTGGAATCGGGAGTTTATGGTAATACCTTCTTCCTCTTGACCGGTTTCCACGGCATGCACGTCACCCTAGGAACCGTATTCCTGATTGTATTGTTTTTACGGGTCTTGAAAGGACACTTTACCCCAGATCGGCATTTCGCCTTCCAGGCGGGTAGCTGGTATTGGCACTTTGTTGACGTCGTTTGGTTGTGTCTATTTATCTTCGTCTACGTCCTCTGA
- the ctaD gene encoding cytochrome c oxidase subunit I: protein MEIGQVEEASEHHDEHHQQHPSGIKRWLLTTNHKDIGTLYLWFSFIMFLTGGAMAMVIRAELFQPGLQLIEPNFFNQMTTVHGLVMVFGAVMPAFTGLANWLIPMMIGAPDMALPRMNNWSFWILPFAFAILLSSLFMEGGGPNFGWTFYAPLSTTYSPDSTALFVFSIHIMGISSIMGAINVVVTIVNMRAPGMTWMKLPLFVWTWLITAFLLIAVMPVLAGTVTMVLTDKYFGTSFFDAAGGGDPVMFQHIFWFFGHPEVYIMILPSFGIISAIVPTFSRKRLFGYSSMVYATSSIAILSFLVWAHHMFTTGMPVFAELFFMYCTMLIAVPTGVKVFNWVATMWRGSLSFETPMLFAVAFIILFTIGGFSGLMLAITPADFQYHDTYFVVAHFHYVLVTGAIFSIMAAAYYWLPKWTGNMYDERLGKIHFWCSVISVNVLFFPMHFLGLAGMPRRIPDYAVQFADVNQIVSIGGFAFGLSQFIFLALVIKCIRGGEKAAAKPWEGAEGLEWTLPSPAPYHSFSTPPEIK from the coding sequence ATGGAAATCGGCCAGGTCGAAGAAGCCAGCGAGCACCATGATGAGCATCACCAGCAGCATCCTTCGGGCATTAAACGTTGGCTGTTAACCACCAATCACAAAGACATAGGCACACTCTACCTCTGGTTCAGTTTTATCATGTTCCTCACAGGTGGCGCCATGGCCATGGTGATACGTGCCGAGCTATTTCAACCAGGACTGCAGTTGATAGAACCTAATTTCTTCAATCAGATGACCACTGTCCATGGATTGGTCATGGTCTTTGGCGCTGTAATGCCAGCCTTTACAGGCCTGGCAAACTGGTTAATACCTATGATGATTGGCGCGCCAGACATGGCACTGCCAAGGATGAACAACTGGAGTTTTTGGATCTTACCCTTCGCCTTCGCCATCCTGCTGAGCTCACTATTTATGGAAGGAGGCGGACCAAACTTTGGTTGGACCTTCTACGCGCCGCTGTCGACCACTTATAGCCCTGACAGTACGGCACTGTTTGTCTTCTCTATCCATATCATGGGCATCAGCTCCATCATGGGGGCGATTAACGTCGTCGTGACCATAGTCAATATGCGGGCTCCGGGCATGACCTGGATGAAGTTACCACTCTTCGTCTGGACCTGGTTGATCACCGCCTTCCTCTTAATTGCTGTGATGCCGGTACTCGCTGGCACAGTGACCATGGTGCTCACAGATAAATACTTCGGTACTAGCTTCTTCGATGCCGCGGGAGGTGGCGATCCTGTGATGTTCCAGCATATCTTCTGGTTCTTCGGCCACCCGGAAGTTTACATCATGATCTTACCTTCCTTCGGTATCATCTCCGCCATAGTGCCTACCTTCAGCCGTAAAAGACTATTTGGTTACTCCTCTATGGTCTACGCCACCTCGAGTATCGCCATACTCTCATTCCTTGTGTGGGCACACCACATGTTCACCACAGGTATGCCAGTATTCGCCGAGCTCTTCTTCATGTATTGCACCATGTTGATTGCGGTTCCCACCGGGGTAAAAGTGTTTAATTGGGTGGCGACCATGTGGCGAGGCTCACTCAGCTTCGAGACCCCCATGTTGTTCGCTGTCGCCTTCATCATACTCTTCACCATAGGTGGCTTTTCGGGCCTGATGCTGGCTATCACCCCGGCTGATTTCCAATATCATGATACTTACTTCGTGGTCGCACATTTCCATTATGTACTGGTGACAGGTGCCATTTTCTCCATTATGGCCGCGGCCTATTACTGGTTACCTAAATGGACCGGTAACATGTATGACGAAAGATTAGGCAAGATTCATTTCTGGTGTTCAGTGATATCGGTCAACGTACTTTTCTTCCCTATGCATTTCTTAGGCTTAGCGGGCATGCCGAGACGTATCCCGGATTATGCGGTGCAATTTGCCGATGTTAATCAGATAGTCTCCATAGGCGGCTTCGCCTTTGGACTGTCTCAGTTTATCTTCCTCGCGCTGGTCATCAAGTGCATACGCGGTGGCGAAAAGGCTGCGGCTAAGCCTTGGGAAGGGGCTGAAGGTTTAGAGTGGACACTCCCGAGCCCAGCACCCTACCACTCATTCTCTACACCACCTGAGATTAAGTAG
- the plsB gene encoding glycerol-3-phosphate 1-O-acyltransferase PlsB yields the protein MSKQDSLWYKSLRWIQKKLVLTVVVPHDPFADLNLDPDKPVVYVMKTESLSDIASLSEITSQYGLPSPYDELVVDGERTPRVVCLEGAKPLFGQRESNEFFLNSFMDLLKVHRQKPELDIQLVPVSLYWGRTPGKEDDTMKAAVFERQNPTWLRKCLMILFLGRHNFVQFSNAVSIRYMADEHGTDKRIAHKLARVARVHFSRQRKVMTGPVLPKRQVLFQDLLNSESLKKAILEEAASKKISEVEARARAMEYLDEVAADYSESLVRIAERFLTWLWNKLYKGIKIKGAEQIRQLHHDGHEIIYVPCHRSHMDYLLLSYILYYEGMVPPHIAAGINLNFWPAGPMFRRGGAFFIRRSFRGNKLYTAVFREYLDQLFTKGYSVEYFTEGGRSRTGRLLAPKTGMIAMTLNSVLGGMERPVTLVPVYLGYDHVMEVATYHKELSGKKKKKESVWQLFGALRKLGNFGQGYVNFGQPITLDCYLDEKVPDWKQEIAKDPEQKPKWLTPVVNALANRVMTSINDAAAVSSVTLTSLVLLASEQHALERSQLEKQLDLYLKLLKDLPYTEFTSVPEGDGKLLVQQGLELKKIQLDSDPLGDIISIEDSIAVAMTYYRNNIIHLLIVPSLVANCLTQHEHVSRDEIIDTVKDFYPLLKAELFMGIEDIETHVIQILDLFVAQGLVTEAGRLSPVESQINQLLLLAGTVSETMQRYAIIFNLLAACPKMERSELERESHRLAQRLGALHGITAPEFYDKKLYGTLSVKLKELGYLLDSDKRGEVERIRLRANGLLRSSVRQTIEDSVAAEHKA from the coding sequence ATGTCGAAACAAGACTCTCTTTGGTATAAATCATTACGTTGGATTCAGAAAAAACTGGTGCTCACTGTTGTTGTGCCCCATGACCCCTTTGCCGATCTCAACTTAGACCCAGATAAGCCTGTGGTTTATGTGATGAAGACTGAATCTCTCAGTGATATCGCTTCCCTAAGTGAAATAACCAGTCAGTATGGACTTCCGAGCCCTTATGATGAGCTGGTTGTCGATGGTGAGCGCACGCCCAGAGTGGTGTGTTTGGAAGGTGCTAAGCCTCTTTTTGGGCAAAGAGAGAGCAATGAGTTTTTCTTAAATAGCTTTATGGATCTGTTGAAGGTTCATAGGCAGAAGCCTGAGCTGGATATACAGTTAGTGCCGGTTAGCCTCTACTGGGGGCGCACTCCAGGCAAAGAAGACGATACCATGAAGGCGGCAGTGTTTGAGCGCCAAAATCCGACCTGGCTCCGAAAATGTCTGATGATCCTCTTCTTGGGACGACATAATTTCGTGCAGTTTTCTAATGCTGTCTCAATTCGTTATATGGCCGATGAACACGGCACCGATAAGCGAATAGCTCACAAGCTGGCTCGTGTGGCTAGAGTCCACTTCAGTCGTCAACGTAAAGTGATGACCGGACCTGTTTTGCCTAAGCGTCAGGTACTATTTCAAGACCTGTTAAATTCTGAGTCGCTAAAGAAGGCGATTCTAGAAGAAGCGGCGAGCAAGAAAATCTCCGAAGTCGAGGCCAGAGCCAGGGCGATGGAGTACCTGGATGAAGTGGCGGCTGATTACTCCGAGAGCCTAGTGCGTATCGCAGAGCGTTTCTTGACCTGGCTGTGGAACAAGCTCTACAAGGGTATCAAGATTAAAGGTGCAGAGCAGATAAGGCAGCTACATCATGATGGCCATGAGATCATCTATGTGCCTTGTCACCGTAGTCATATGGACTACCTGCTACTGTCCTATATTCTCTATTACGAAGGTATGGTTCCACCGCACATAGCTGCGGGTATCAACCTCAACTTCTGGCCTGCGGGGCCTATGTTCCGTCGTGGCGGAGCCTTCTTCATTCGCCGTAGCTTCAGGGGGAACAAGCTTTATACGGCGGTTTTCCGTGAATATTTAGATCAATTATTCACTAAAGGTTACTCGGTAGAATACTTTACCGAAGGTGGACGTTCACGTACCGGTCGTCTGCTGGCACCTAAGACTGGCATGATTGCCATGACTCTCAATAGTGTGCTGGGTGGCATGGAAAGACCTGTGACTTTAGTGCCCGTTTACTTAGGTTATGATCATGTGATGGAGGTCGCCACCTACCATAAAGAACTTAGCGGCAAGAAGAAAAAGAAAGAGTCTGTTTGGCAGCTGTTTGGCGCGCTGCGTAAGCTAGGTAACTTTGGCCAAGGTTATGTGAATTTTGGTCAACCTATCACCTTAGATTGCTATCTGGACGAGAAGGTGCCCGATTGGAAGCAGGAGATAGCTAAAGACCCTGAGCAGAAACCTAAGTGGCTGACGCCTGTGGTGAACGCCTTAGCTAATCGAGTGATGACAAGCATTAATGATGCGGCGGCGGTGAGTTCAGTGACGCTGACAAGCTTGGTTTTACTCGCTTCCGAGCAACATGCACTGGAGCGTTCACAACTTGAGAAGCAGCTAGATCTCTATCTAAAATTACTCAAGGATCTGCCTTATACTGAGTTCACATCTGTACCTGAAGGTGACGGTAAATTACTGGTACAGCAAGGTCTAGAACTTAAGAAGATTCAGCTAGATAGCGATCCGCTAGGGGATATCATCTCCATAGAAGATAGCATTGCAGTAGCGATGACCTATTACCGTAACAATATCATCCACCTTTTGATTGTTCCCTCCCTAGTTGCAAACTGCTTGACTCAGCATGAGCACGTTTCCAGAGATGAGATTATCGATACGGTAAAAGACTTCTACCCCTTATTGAAAGCAGAATTGTTTATGGGTATCGAGGACATAGAAACTCATGTTATCCAAATTTTGGATTTATTTGTCGCACAAGGATTAGTGACCGAAGCTGGACGCTTATCGCCAGTAGAGAGTCAGATCAACCAGTTGTTGTTACTCGCTGGCACAGTGAGTGAGACGATGCAACGCTATGCCATAATATTTAACCTGCTGGCTGCCTGTCCTAAGATGGAGCGATCAGAACTTGAGCGTGAGAGTCATAGGCTGGCACAGAGACTGGGTGCGCTTCATGGCATCACGGCGCCGGAATTTTATGATAAAAAGCTTTACGGTACTCTTAGTGTCAAGTTAAAAGAGCTAGGTTACTTATTAGATAGCGACAAGAGAGGGGAAGTCGAACGGATTAGATTGCGAGCCAATGGCCTGCTGCGTTCATCTGTCAGACAGACCATAGAAGATAGCGTCGCAGCGGAGCACAAAGCGTAA
- a CDS encoding SURF1 family protein, giving the protein MTSLSQPSGLYIWSTRAALALFSITMFLILVKLGFWQLDRAEMKERWQSELTQRQSSAPLTYTQLVSFPPTEKVTGYRLSVQASPASNHIFLLDNQVFNGLVGYLALQPMQITADGPWILLELGFVPAGLDRRILPKVKVITGEVSLNGRLYQKQANPMSSALMPESSWPKRIQNLNISAISQLLDQPLAPAVLQPDHLDGFDLPHPWTPIPLSSQKHRGYALQWFSMALAFALLILYFIYSRRSKASTKQQNEVTVSNNPDRTNIHEMTVANENKTK; this is encoded by the coding sequence ATGACCAGCCTCTCTCAACCTAGTGGCCTGTACATATGGTCGACCAGAGCAGCATTAGCTTTGTTCTCAATAACTATGTTCCTCATTTTAGTGAAACTAGGTTTTTGGCAGCTAGATCGTGCGGAGATGAAGGAGCGCTGGCAGAGCGAATTGACCCAGCGCCAATCATCTGCGCCGCTGACATATACTCAGCTAGTTTCATTTCCCCCAACAGAGAAAGTCACAGGTTACCGTCTCTCGGTCCAGGCATCTCCGGCCTCGAATCATATCTTCCTGCTGGATAATCAAGTTTTTAACGGACTGGTAGGATATCTAGCGCTACAGCCCATGCAGATAACAGCCGATGGTCCCTGGATTCTGCTGGAACTTGGCTTTGTACCTGCAGGCTTAGATAGACGAATACTGCCCAAGGTTAAAGTTATCACAGGAGAGGTCAGCTTGAATGGCAGGTTATATCAGAAACAAGCAAACCCTATGAGCTCCGCATTAATGCCAGAATCAAGCTGGCCCAAACGTATCCAAAATCTTAATATTAGTGCGATTAGCCAGCTATTAGACCAGCCTTTGGCTCCTGCTGTGTTGCAGCCAGATCATCTCGATGGTTTTGACTTGCCCCATCCTTGGACTCCCATACCACTTTCTTCACAGAAGCATAGAGGCTATGCCCTACAGTGGTTTTCAATGGCACTGGCTTTTGCCCTGCTTATTCTATATTTCATCTATAGCAGAAGATCCAAAGCCTCAACAAAACAACAAAATGAAGTTACAGTGAGTAATAATCCAGATCGGACCAATATCCATGAAATGACTGTTGCCAATGAAAACAAGACCAAGTAG
- a CDS encoding cytochrome c oxidase assembly protein, protein MNNNQGKSNRKLISMLIAGAVGMFGFGFALVPLYDVLCEQLGINGKTQNSASTYKPITIDESRTITVEFMAQIQSDMPWEFKPEIKRMQVHPGELIHTHFNAKNLSLNETIGQAIPSVSPGLGAAYFNKTECFCFNQQKLTAEASAELPLIFFVDPDLPDSITTLTLSYTLYNITDRGYVGSVEQGAAR, encoded by the coding sequence ATGAACAATAACCAAGGCAAGTCCAATCGAAAACTTATCAGTATGTTGATTGCTGGTGCTGTGGGCATGTTCGGTTTCGGCTTCGCTTTGGTTCCCTTATACGATGTGCTCTGCGAACAATTGGGGATCAATGGTAAGACCCAAAACAGTGCCAGCACTTATAAACCGATCACAATCGATGAGAGTCGTACCATTACAGTTGAATTTATGGCGCAGATTCAAAGTGATATGCCCTGGGAATTTAAGCCTGAAATCAAACGTATGCAGGTTCATCCCGGAGAGCTGATCCACACTCATTTCAATGCCAAGAATTTGTCTCTAAATGAAACCATTGGACAGGCTATCCCCTCGGTATCACCAGGACTGGGAGCCGCTTACTTCAATAAAACCGAATGCTTCTGCTTCAACCAGCAGAAACTAACGGCCGAAGCGAGCGCCGAGCTACCACTAATATTTTTTGTGGATCCTGATCTTCCCGATTCAATAACCACACTGACTCTCTCTTATACCCTCTATAACATCACCGACCGAGGTTATGTCGGCTCAGTTGAGCAAGGAGCAGCAAGATGA